A section of the Enterococcus montenegrensis genome encodes:
- the tyrS gene encoding tyrosine--tRNA ligase, which yields MNIIDELTWRDAINQQTNEEGLRKLVDEKSIALYCGVDPTGDSMHIGHLIPFMMMKRFQLAGHRPYILIGGGTGTIGDPSGRTTERTLQTMETVQHNVDALSNQMRKLFGKDANISFVNNFDWLSKISLLEFLRDYGKNFNINTMLAKDIVSSRLEVGISFTEFTYQILQSIDFLHLFKTFGVQLQIGGADQWGNITAGLDLIRKLEGPEAEAFGLTIPLMLKADGTKFGKTAGGAVWLDPKKTSPFEFYQFWLNQDDRDVIKYLKFFTFLDKEEIDTLAQKVATEPEKREAQRRLAEEVTRFVHSQEDLDEAQKITEALFSGNIKDLNATEIEQGFGKMPTVEISNDPENIVELLVATKIEPSKRQAREDVSNGAISINGDRITDLNFVVTPSDHFEGRFVVIRKGKKKYFLAKVLN from the coding sequence ATGAATATTATTGATGAATTAACGTGGCGGGATGCCATCAACCAACAAACCAATGAAGAAGGTCTACGTAAACTCGTAGATGAAAAGAGCATTGCGCTTTATTGTGGTGTCGACCCAACAGGTGATTCCATGCACATTGGACATTTAATTCCTTTCATGATGATGAAAAGATTTCAATTGGCGGGCCACCGTCCTTATATTTTAATCGGTGGTGGAACAGGAACAATTGGGGATCCTAGTGGTCGTACAACAGAAAGAACTTTGCAAACAATGGAAACAGTGCAACATAATGTGGATGCATTATCCAATCAAATGCGCAAGTTATTTGGTAAAGATGCTAACATTAGTTTTGTAAATAACTTTGACTGGTTATCAAAAATTTCATTATTGGAATTTCTAAGAGACTACGGTAAAAACTTCAACATTAACACAATGTTGGCAAAAGATATTGTTTCAAGTCGTTTGGAAGTGGGGATTTCCTTTACCGAATTCACATACCAAATTTTACAATCCATCGACTTTTTACACCTATTCAAAACTTTTGGTGTACAACTTCAAATCGGTGGTGCCGATCAATGGGGAAACATTACAGCTGGTCTTGATTTGATCAGAAAATTAGAAGGACCAGAAGCAGAAGCCTTTGGTTTAACAATTCCTTTAATGCTAAAAGCAGATGGAACGAAATTTGGTAAAACTGCCGGAGGCGCTGTTTGGTTAGATCCTAAGAAAACCTCCCCATTTGAATTCTACCAATTTTGGTTGAACCAAGATGATCGGGATGTCATTAAATACTTGAAATTCTTTACTTTCTTAGATAAAGAAGAAATCGATACATTAGCGCAAAAAGTTGCGACTGAACCGGAAAAACGGGAAGCACAACGCCGCTTAGCTGAAGAAGTGACCCGCTTTGTTCACAGCCAAGAAGATTTAGACGAAGCGCAAAAAATTACCGAAGCGTTATTCTCTGGTAATATCAAAGATTTAAATGCTACTGAAATTGAACAAGGTTTTGGCAAAATGCCAACAGTTGAAATTTCCAACGACCCTGAAAATATCGTGGAATTATTAGTAGCAACAAAAATTGAACCATCAAAACGTCAAGCACGAGAAGATGTTTCAAACGGAGCTATAAGTATTAACGGTGATCGTATCACTGATTTAAATTTTGTCGTAACACCATCTGATCATTTCGAAGGAAGATTCGTTGTTATCAGAAAAGGTAAGAAAAAATACTTTTTGGCCAAAGTATTAAATTAG